A stretch of Metabacillus sp. FJAT-52054 DNA encodes these proteins:
- a CDS encoding helix-turn-helix domain-containing protein: protein MKKYNIPVEAALEVIGGKWKVVILCHLIKAKRRTGELKRLMPGITQKMLTQQLRELEDDGVIERKVYNQVPPKVEYFLTDYGWSLKEILDSLCAWGEQHIERVYPDKSEVLMPEAEEELHIH, encoded by the coding sequence ATGAAAAAATACAATATACCTGTTGAAGCAGCACTCGAGGTGATTGGCGGAAAGTGGAAGGTAGTTATACTTTGCCACCTTATTAAAGCGAAACGCAGGACCGGTGAACTAAAACGGCTGATGCCCGGAATTACGCAAAAGATGCTGACTCAGCAGCTTCGTGAGCTGGAAGATGACGGTGTCATTGAAAGAAAAGTTTATAATCAAGTGCCTCCAAAGGTTGAATACTTCCTTACTGACTACGGCTGGTCTCTTAAGGAAATTCTTGATTCGCTGTGTGCCTGGGGAGAACAGCATATTGAACGCGTCTACCCTGATAAGAGCGAAGTGCTTATGCCGGAAGCAGAAGAAGAACTCCATATCCATTGA
- a CDS encoding ABC transporter ATP-binding protein, with the protein MNDFKQLAYYCGIYKRNFYQSILFLFLFQCIISSSLILLEQVADNLLDHHASISAGTAGSMAGILIVGCLFWALHKKKRNRQGVKIAETLNSEMYKKLRESSCHSFDEKRVDQLMADFESDVYRIRLFFSEGIFKLIHFLLLSAMYLVVMFMFSVPLFLSALIVLPAWGFVLYQSEKALIHKQRNEFDSLISKANDDGTGLNAFLPRRSGLTYAEILWAGFFFVCGGLIAWTGILEIGKFIAVMVLWGMILYFLPVFCNELTQMHLAESSSGRLLKVLRSSNQASQALTPRLRRGYMLLEEVFFSYSQNSMHAVNAISFMMTPGRTIGIIGKSGSGKTTLAHLMTGFYTPERGRITFDGEELNQKPPAASIAAVFEYSSLTADTVKANIAFSKPEAPMSEIIKAAKLAHAHDFIMELPEQYNTVLLGSGFSNSQMQRLAIARSLCVNPGILILDDAASEVDIQTRQKIYRGIKGMKGSRAIIILDDSVEAVCQADEIFVLCKGIIAERGTHKELLEREGIYARLLNNEMEQEGTRPLKNRG; encoded by the coding sequence ATGAATGACTTTAAACAACTAGCTTATTATTGCGGTATCTATAAAAGAAATTTTTATCAGTCCATTTTATTTTTGTTTCTTTTTCAGTGCATCATCTCAAGCTCACTTATCCTCCTGGAGCAGGTTGCTGATAATCTATTAGATCATCATGCTTCGATATCTGCTGGGACAGCTGGATCAATGGCAGGGATCCTGATCGTTGGCTGCCTATTTTGGGCTCTTCACAAAAAAAAGCGCAACAGGCAAGGGGTAAAAATAGCAGAAACTCTTAATTCGGAAATGTATAAGAAGCTAAGGGAGTCTTCCTGCCATTCTTTTGATGAAAAACGGGTAGATCAGCTAATGGCAGATTTCGAATCGGATGTATACAGAATCCGGTTATTTTTTTCGGAAGGGATCTTTAAGCTCATTCATTTCCTTCTTTTATCCGCCATGTATCTGGTTGTTATGTTTATGTTTTCCGTTCCTCTCTTCCTTTCGGCATTGATTGTTCTCCCGGCTTGGGGATTTGTATTGTATCAGTCGGAAAAGGCTTTGATTCATAAACAACGAAACGAGTTCGATTCCTTAATCAGTAAGGCGAATGATGATGGGACCGGCCTGAATGCATTTCTTCCTCGCCGCAGCGGCTTAACGTATGCAGAAATTCTATGGGCAGGCTTTTTCTTTGTGTGCGGGGGACTTATTGCCTGGACGGGTATTTTGGAAATAGGAAAATTCATAGCAGTAATGGTTTTATGGGGCATGATCCTGTATTTTTTACCAGTCTTTTGCAACGAGCTTACTCAAATGCATTTGGCAGAATCATCTTCCGGCAGGCTGCTCAAGGTATTGAGGTCCTCTAATCAGGCTTCCCAGGCTTTGACTCCAAGATTGAGAAGGGGATATATGCTACTTGAAGAAGTGTTTTTTTCTTACAGCCAAAACAGCATGCACGCGGTCAATGCGATATCATTTATGATGACCCCGGGAAGAACCATTGGAATAATTGGAAAATCCGGGTCTGGAAAAACAACGCTGGCCCATTTGATGACCGGGTTTTATACTCCTGAACGGGGACGGATAACGTTTGATGGTGAAGAGCTGAATCAAAAGCCTCCGGCTGCATCGATTGCCGCGGTTTTTGAATATTCATCATTAACTGCAGATACCGTAAAAGCAAATATTGCCTTTTCAAAACCTGAGGCACCTATGAGTGAGATTATAAAGGCTGCAAAGCTTGCTCATGCGCATGACTTTATCATGGAACTGCCTGAACAATATAATACGGTTCTTCTGGGCTCGGGGTTTTCGAATAGTCAAATGCAGCGTCTTGCAATTGCGAGGTCACTATGTGTAAATCCGGGTATCCTTATACTGGATGATGCTGCAAGTGAAGTGGACATTCAGACTAGACAAAAAATCTATCGGGGCATTAAAGGAATGAAAGGCAGCAGAGCAATCATAATTTTGGATGATTCTGTTGAAGCGGTCTGTCAGGCAGACGAAATATTTGTGTTGTGCAAAGGCATCATTGCTGAAAGAGGTACTCATAAAGAATTGCTTGAAAGAGAAGGAATTTATGCAAGGCTGCTTAATAACGAAATGGAACAGGAGGGCACCCGGCCTTTAAAGAACAGAGGCTGA